From a single Bacillus pseudomycoides DSM 12442 genomic region:
- a CDS encoding PTS sugar transporter subunit IIC, with protein MAILQGLALLLVVLFLFTLFSFRAPYGMKAMGALANAAIASFLIEAFHRYIGGEMFHNNFLQSVGQASGSMSGVAAAILVALAIGVSPVYAVLIGIATSGFGILPGFFAGYVCAFVVKFLEKKLPAGVEFLAILFVAAPLSRGMAMLMDPVVNATLGKIGSIISIATTESPIIMGIMLGGLITVISTSPLSSMALTAMLGLTGLPMAIGSLAVAASAPMNFIFFKRLKICSKKDTIAVAIEPLTQADVVAANPIPIYTTNFVGGALAGIITSLFQLVNNAPGTASPIPGLLVLFGFNDVMKVAIAAILCGIVTTIIGYIGTIIFRKYPIRSADEIRGIASEEKVA; from the coding sequence ATGGCTATCTTGCAAGGTTTAGCACTACTACTCGTTGTACTTTTTCTTTTTACACTGTTTAGCTTTCGTGCTCCTTACGGAATGAAAGCAATGGGGGCCCTGGCTAATGCTGCAATCGCAAGCTTTCTTATTGAAGCATTTCATCGATACATCGGCGGCGAAATGTTTCATAACAACTTTTTACAATCGGTTGGACAAGCTTCCGGTAGTATGAGCGGTGTCGCGGCTGCTATTTTAGTAGCACTCGCAATTGGTGTATCTCCTGTATATGCTGTTTTAATCGGTATCGCCACTAGTGGATTTGGTATTTTACCAGGATTTTTTGCTGGATATGTATGCGCCTTTGTCGTTAAATTTCTAGAAAAGAAATTGCCAGCTGGTGTAGAATTTCTTGCCATTTTATTCGTTGCAGCACCACTTTCTCGCGGAATGGCTATGCTTATGGACCCCGTTGTAAATGCTACACTTGGAAAAATCGGCTCTATTATTTCAATCGCAACCACAGAAAGCCCAATTATTATGGGAATTATGCTTGGTGGACTCATAACAGTTATTTCTACATCTCCATTAAGCTCCATGGCGCTAACTGCTATGCTTGGATTAACAGGTTTACCAATGGCTATTGGTAGTCTTGCAGTAGCAGCCTCTGCTCCAATGAATTTTATTTTCTTTAAACGTTTAAAGATCTGCTCAAAGAAAGATACAATTGCTGTAGCAATTGAACCATTAACACAAGCCGATGTCGTAGCAGCAAATCCCATTCCAATCTATACGACAAACTTCGTGGGTGGTGCACTTGCTGGTATTATTACATCCTTATTCCAACTTGTGAACAATGCCCCCGGTACAGCATCACCAATTCCAGGACTCCTTGTTCTCTTTGGGTTCAACGATGTAATGAAAGTAGCCATTGCAGCTATATTATGTGGAATCGTGACCACAATTATTGGTTATATCGGAACAATTATTTTCCGTAAGTATCCAATTCGTTCCGCTGATGAAATTCGCGGAATCGCTTCGGAAGAAAAAGTTGCATAA
- a CDS encoding DUF1934 domain-containing protein encodes MEKQLAGLPVHVHFVTEIREGARKETVAFEANGQYYVKGQGTYVTFQEPNEQGEVKTIIKIQGEQVLIMRSGAVSMRQTHAKGEWTTGTYTSELGTFALQTKTDNVLFKWSDEKKKGQLFLTYALLLSEQEAGRYTITINLKEAK; translated from the coding sequence GTGGAGAAACAACTTGCAGGCTTGCCAGTACACGTTCATTTCGTAACAGAAATCCGTGAAGGGGCACGAAAGGAGACCGTTGCTTTTGAGGCAAATGGTCAATACTATGTAAAAGGTCAAGGTACATATGTAACGTTTCAAGAGCCGAACGAACAAGGCGAAGTAAAGACAATCATTAAAATTCAAGGTGAACAAGTTCTCATTATGCGTTCAGGTGCTGTTTCTATGCGTCAGACGCATGCGAAAGGTGAATGGACAACTGGTACGTATACGAGTGAACTTGGTACGTTTGCATTGCAAACGAAAACTGATAACGTTCTTTTTAAATGGTCGGACGAGAAGAAAAAAGGACAACTCTTTTTAACGTACGCATTGCTTCTAAGTGAACAAGAAGCGGGCCGATATACAATTACGATTAATTTGAAGGAGGCAAAATAA
- the map gene encoding type I methionyl aminopeptidase, with the protein MIQSCKIYIRGRTVVFFMIIRNEKDLKGLRKIGRVVALAREEMKKQAKPGMTTKELDLIGKKVLDEHGAISAPEKEYDFPGVTCISVNEEVAHGIPKDQVLKEGDLVNVDVSAALDGYYADTGISFVLGQDEEKEKLCQAAVDAFWAAMKKVKAGSKQNQIGRAVSNFAHKNGYAVIQNLTGHGIGLSLHEAPNHILSYYDPMDNALLKDGLVIAVEPFISMKADHIIERGDDGWTFVTPDKSLVAQCEHTVVVTRGEPIILTEL; encoded by the coding sequence ATGATACAATCGTGTAAGATATATATTCGAGGAAGGACAGTGGTTTTTTTTATGATCATCCGTAATGAGAAGGATTTAAAAGGTTTACGAAAAATCGGCCGCGTTGTTGCGCTTGCACGCGAAGAGATGAAAAAACAAGCAAAGCCAGGTATGACAACGAAAGAGCTTGATTTGATCGGTAAAAAAGTATTAGATGAGCACGGTGCTATTTCTGCACCTGAAAAAGAATATGATTTCCCAGGTGTAACTTGTATTAGTGTAAATGAAGAAGTTGCACACGGTATTCCAAAAGATCAAGTATTAAAAGAAGGCGACTTAGTAAATGTTGATGTATCTGCGGCACTTGACGGTTATTATGCAGATACAGGTATCTCTTTTGTTCTTGGGCAAGATGAAGAAAAAGAAAAACTTTGCCAAGCAGCAGTAGATGCATTTTGGGCAGCAATGAAAAAAGTAAAAGCTGGTTCGAAACAAAACCAAATCGGTCGTGCAGTTTCTAACTTTGCTCATAAAAATGGCTATGCCGTTATCCAAAACTTAACAGGGCATGGCATCGGTCTTAGCTTACACGAAGCACCAAATCACATTCTAAGCTACTACGATCCAATGGATAATGCACTTCTTAAAGATGGTCTTGTTATCGCTGTAGAACCTTTCATTTCTATGAAGGCTGACCATATTATTGAACGCGGCGATGACGGTTGGACATTTGTAACACCAGATAAAAGCCTTGTTGCACAATGTGAACATACAGTCGTCGTAACACGCGGTGAGCCGATTATTTTAACTGAACTGTAA
- the argS gene encoding arginine--tRNA ligase, translated as MNSLEQVKELIKEEIKAAVLKAELATEEQIPNVVLESPKDKTHGDFSTNMAMQLARVAKKAPRMIAEELIANFDKAKASIEKIEIAGPGFINFYMDNSYLTDLIPVIVTAGTNYGETNTGKGEKVQVEFVSANPTGDLHLGHARGAAVGDTLCNVLAKAGYDVSREYYINDAGNQIHNLALSVEARYMQALGLEKEMPEDGYHGADIIGIGQRLAEEFGDRYAKADEKESYEFYREYGLKYELAKLQKDLESFRVKFDVWFSETSLYKNGKIDQALAVLKERDEIFEEDGATWFRSMTYGDDKNRVLIKNDGSYTYLTPDIAYHRDKLERGFDKLINIWGADHHGYIPRMKAAIQALGYDKETLEVEIIQMVQLYQNGEKVKMSKRTGKAVTLRELMEEVGVDAMRYFFAMRSGDSHLDFDMDLAVSKSNENPVYYAQYAHARVCSILRQGEELGLTAGGDINYKLVASEKEVDLLKKLGEFPAAVAEAAQKRLPHRITNYAFELAAALHSFYNAEKVLNPDNLELSKARYDLMRAVRITLQNALALVGVSAPEKM; from the coding sequence ATGAACTCTTTAGAACAAGTAAAAGAATTGATTAAAGAAGAAATTAAAGCTGCCGTATTAAAAGCAGAGTTAGCAACAGAAGAACAAATTCCAAACGTTGTATTAGAATCTCCAAAAGATAAAACGCATGGTGATTTCTCTACAAACATGGCGATGCAGCTTGCACGCGTAGCAAAAAAAGCTCCTCGTATGATTGCAGAGGAATTAATTGCAAACTTCGATAAAGCAAAAGCTTCTATTGAAAAGATTGAAATTGCTGGTCCTGGTTTTATTAACTTCTATATGGATAATAGCTATTTAACAGACTTAATTCCGGTAATTGTTACAGCTGGCACGAATTATGGTGAAACAAACACTGGTAAAGGTGAAAAAGTACAAGTTGAGTTCGTATCTGCAAACCCAACAGGTGACCTTCACTTAGGACATGCACGTGGTGCGGCAGTAGGTGACACATTATGCAACGTATTAGCAAAAGCAGGATACGATGTATCTCGTGAATACTACATTAATGACGCTGGTAACCAAATTCATAATTTAGCGCTTTCTGTCGAAGCTCGTTACATGCAAGCATTAGGGCTAGAAAAAGAAATGCCAGAAGATGGATACCATGGTGCGGATATCATCGGAATCGGACAACGCTTAGCTGAAGAGTTTGGCGATCGTTATGCAAAAGCTGATGAGAAAGAAAGCTATGAATTCTACCGTGAGTACGGTTTGAAATACGAATTAGCAAAACTTCAAAAAGACTTAGAAAGCTTCCGTGTTAAGTTTGACGTATGGTTCTCTGAAACATCACTATACAAAAATGGAAAAATTGATCAAGCTCTTGCGGTATTAAAAGAGCGCGATGAAATATTTGAAGAAGACGGAGCAACTTGGTTCCGTTCTATGACTTATGGTGATGATAAAAACCGCGTATTAATTAAAAATGATGGTTCTTACACATACTTAACGCCAGATATCGCGTATCACCGTGATAAATTAGAGCGTGGATTTGATAAATTAATCAACATTTGGGGCGCTGACCACCACGGTTACATTCCTCGTATGAAAGCAGCGATTCAAGCGCTTGGTTACGATAAAGAGACGTTAGAAGTAGAAATCATCCAAATGGTACAACTATACCAAAACGGTGAAAAAGTAAAAATGAGTAAGCGTACAGGTAAAGCTGTTACACTTCGTGAGCTAATGGAAGAAGTAGGCGTGGACGCAATGCGTTACTTCTTTGCAATGCGCAGCGGTGACTCTCACTTAGACTTTGATATGGATTTAGCGGTATCAAAATCTAACGAAAACCCTGTATACTATGCACAATATGCTCATGCACGTGTATGCAGTATCCTTCGTCAAGGTGAAGAACTTGGATTAACTGCAGGTGGAGATATCAATTACAAACTTGTTGCTTCTGAAAAAGAAGTAGACTTACTGAAAAAACTGGGTGAATTCCCAGCAGCAGTTGCAGAAGCAGCGCAAAAACGTCTGCCACACCGCATTACAAACTATGCGTTTGAATTAGCAGCAGCGCTTCATAGCTTCTACAATGCAGAAAAAGTATTAAACCCAGATAACTTAGAATTAAGTAAAGCTCGTTACGACTTAATGCGTGCAGTACGCATTACACTTCAAAATGCATTAGCATTAGTTGGTGTATCTGCACCTGAGAAAATGTAA
- a CDS encoding S66 family peptidase yields the protein MIPPKLKQGDEIRVISPSCSLSIVSDYNRELAMKRIVDMGFRVTFSKNAEEIDRFASSSVSSRVQDLHEAFADSNVKAILTTLGGYNSNGLLNHINYDLIRSNPKILCGYSDITALGNAIYAKTGLITYSGPHFSSFGMETGLDYTIDYFLKCMTSEEPIEIQPAETWSDDSWYMDQENRTFFQNEGYISLHEGEIVGEIIGGNMSTFNLLQGTAYMPSLRDKILFLEEDALTGKATVKTFDRYLHSLIQQPDFEHIKGIVIGRLQKGSEAVIEDIQEMIYSKQELSHIPVIANANFGHTTPIFTFPIGGRVEIVSTQTNTSITILKH from the coding sequence ATGATACCACCAAAGTTAAAACAAGGTGATGAAATTCGAGTCATTTCACCTTCTTGTAGTTTAAGTATTGTCTCAGATTATAATCGTGAGCTTGCTATGAAACGAATAGTAGATATGGGATTTCGTGTTACATTTTCAAAAAACGCTGAAGAAATTGATCGTTTTGCTTCTTCTTCCGTTTCTTCTCGAGTTCAAGACCTCCATGAAGCTTTCGCAGACTCCAATGTAAAAGCAATCTTAACAACACTTGGAGGATATAATTCCAATGGGCTACTAAACCATATAAATTACGACTTAATTCGTAGCAATCCAAAAATTTTATGTGGTTATTCTGATATTACAGCTCTAGGCAATGCAATTTATGCAAAGACTGGTCTTATTACATATTCAGGTCCTCACTTTTCTTCTTTTGGAATGGAGACAGGGCTCGATTATACGATAGATTACTTTTTAAAATGCATGACTTCTGAAGAGCCAATAGAAATACAACCTGCTGAAACGTGGAGCGATGACTCTTGGTATATGGACCAAGAAAATCGCACTTTCTTCCAAAATGAAGGTTATATTTCCTTACATGAAGGTGAAATAGTTGGCGAAATTATTGGCGGTAATATGAGTACCTTTAATTTACTACAAGGCACAGCATATATGCCGAGCTTACGAGATAAAATATTATTTTTAGAAGAAGATGCTCTTACAGGAAAAGCTACAGTTAAGACTTTTGATCGTTACTTACACTCTCTCATCCAACAACCAGATTTTGAACATATAAAAGGTATTGTAATTGGAAGACTACAAAAAGGTTCTGAAGCTGTCATAGAAGATATTCAAGAAATGATTTATTCAAAACAAGAGCTTTCCCACATTCCTGTAATTGCAAATGCCAACTTTGGTCATACAACTCCAATCTTCACTTTCCCAATTGGCGGACGTGTAGAAATTGTTTCTACTCAAACAAACACATCGATTACAATTTTAAAACATTAA
- a CDS encoding Cna B-type domain-containing protein, translating to MYLKRITSIFSIIMIFMFTIGQSFLGIVANAQELNTAGFVDSFQIGKTNLQTTERTKVTVNFSEKNGLRLKPGDTLTLTLPPELKGLDREFLLDDYGTCKVTAGTVVCTFNDRVSTHQNIKGYLNFYVEAANVGTDQKKEIETNFGTNVDKQSVTITGPSGGGGTDPGKPPFFYKTGDMNSGKDNEVRWFLNINLNKEELSRDIVVTDNLQEGQTLNKDSFYIIIDDYIGRRSLTLQEFEKQRYGTITFTGDKSFKVVLYKDKARLASFSIGYTSTITEAGKKQEFFKNDYTIDYQVLHKDPVTESGSYPVENMTAGGGAEGDLPSKGTLKIVKYLEGNEDKFIPNVSFKLYKESGEQVGDVYTTDGQGIIEIPNLQPGKYYVQEVSAPDYVDFDPQAKVSFEVKSGVVNGVKLPIPNKVKTTSIAGTKTWKGDNTKDRPKTIKVDLLQNDKVIATQEVTEASGWKYEFKDLAAYDAEGKAYKYEVKEQPVDGYQTEVNGYDITNTKVVQTTKVEGTKTWKDDNAPDRPKTIKVELLQNDQVIATQEVTAEKGWKYEFKDLAVYDAEGKAYKYEVKEQPVDGYQSEVKGYDITNTKVSQTKVEGTKTWKDDNAKDRPAMIKVDLLQNGKVIATQEVSEATGWKYAFTDLAAYDAEGKTYKYEVKEQPVDGYQSEVKGYDITNTKVSQTKVEGTKTWKDDNAKDRPAMIKVDLLQNGKVLATQEVSE from the coding sequence ATGTATTTAAAAAGAATAACTTCGATTTTTTCGATTATAATGATTTTTATGTTTACTATAGGTCAGAGTTTTTTAGGTATAGTAGCAAATGCACAAGAGTTAAATACAGCAGGGTTTGTGGATAGTTTTCAGATTGGTAAAACAAATCTACAGACCACAGAACGGACTAAAGTAACTGTAAACTTCAGTGAAAAAAATGGACTTAGGCTGAAGCCTGGAGATACACTAACATTAACGCTGCCTCCAGAATTAAAAGGATTAGATAGAGAGTTTCTATTAGATGACTATGGTACTTGTAAAGTCACTGCAGGTACTGTGGTATGTACATTTAATGATAGAGTGAGTACACATCAAAATATTAAAGGGTATTTAAACTTTTACGTGGAAGCCGCTAATGTAGGAACGGATCAAAAGAAAGAGATTGAAACCAATTTCGGTACAAATGTAGATAAGCAATCTGTAACAATTACCGGCCCAAGCGGTGGTGGTGGTACAGATCCTGGAAAGCCACCGTTTTTTTATAAAACTGGTGATATGAACTCAGGTAAGGACAATGAAGTACGTTGGTTCTTGAATATAAACTTAAATAAAGAAGAGTTAAGTCGCGATATTGTTGTGACTGATAATTTACAGGAAGGTCAAACACTTAATAAGGATAGTTTCTATATAATTATTGATGATTATATAGGTCGTCGATCTTTAACTCTACAAGAGTTTGAAAAGCAACGTTACGGAACGATTACCTTTACTGGTGACAAATCATTTAAAGTTGTGCTTTATAAGGATAAAGCACGTCTTGCCTCCTTTTCGATTGGTTATACATCTACTATAACGGAAGCCGGAAAGAAGCAAGAGTTTTTTAAGAATGATTATACGATTGATTACCAAGTTCTGCACAAAGACCCAGTTACTGAATCGGGTAGTTACCCAGTCGAAAATATGACAGCTGGCGGTGGTGCTGAAGGTGACTTGCCTTCAAAAGGAACGCTAAAAATTGTTAAGTATCTTGAAGGGAATGAAGATAAATTCATACCGAATGTTTCATTTAAGTTGTATAAAGAGTCGGGTGAACAAGTTGGAGATGTATATACAACAGATGGGCAAGGTATAATCGAAATTCCTAATTTACAACCAGGTAAATATTATGTGCAAGAGGTTTCAGCTCCAGACTATGTTGATTTCGATCCTCAAGCAAAAGTAAGTTTCGAAGTTAAATCAGGTGTTGTAAATGGAGTTAAGTTGCCAATTCCAAATAAAGTGAAAACTACATCCATTGCAGGAACAAAAACATGGAAAGGCGATAATACGAAAGATCGTCCGAAAACAATTAAAGTCGACTTACTACAAAATGATAAAGTGATCGCAACGCAAGAAGTAACAGAAGCAAGCGGTTGGAAATATGAATTCAAAGATTTAGCGGCATATGATGCCGAAGGTAAGGCGTATAAGTATGAAGTAAAAGAACAACCGGTAGATGGATATCAAACAGAAGTAAATGGTTATGATATTACGAATACAAAAGTGGTACAAACAACAAAGGTAGAAGGAACGAAAACATGGAAAGACGATAACGCACCAGATCGTCCGAAGACGATCAAAGTAGAATTACTACAAAACGACCAAGTAATCGCAACACAAGAAGTAACAGCGGAAAAAGGTTGGAAGTATGAATTCAAAGATCTAGCGGTATACGACGCCGAAGGAAAAGCATATAAGTATGAAGTAAAAGAACAACCGGTAGATGGATATCAATCCGAAGTAAAAGGTTATGACATCACGAATACAAAAGTAAGCCAAACAAAAGTAGAAGGAACGAAGACATGGAAAGACGACAATGCGAAAGATCGTCCAGCAATGATCAAAGTAGACCTACTACAAAATGGTAAAGTGATTGCGACGCAAGAAGTAAGCGAAGCAACAGGTTGGAAATATGCGTTTACAGACTTAGCGGCATATGATGCCGAAGGTAAGACATATAAGTATGAAGTGAAAGAACAACCGGTAGATGGATATCAATCCGAAGTAAAAGGTTATGACATCACGAATACAAAAGTAAGCCAAACAAAAGTAGAAGGAACGAAGACATGGAAAGACGACAATGCGAAAGATCGTCCGGCAATGATCAAAGTAGACTTACTACAAAATGGCAAAGTGCTTGCGACACAAGAAGTAAGTGAA
- a CDS encoding Cna B-type domain-containing protein, translated as LAAYDAEGKAYKYEVKEQPVDGYQSEVKGYDITNTKIKDETGVDPKDPKDPKDPEDPEDPNTNNDSKVPPTEENDKPTSMLPNTGGISAEMISIVAGMILFVLGGILFTRQRIK; from the coding sequence CTTAGCGGCATATGATGCCGAAGGTAAGGCATATAAGTATGAAGTGAAAGAACAACCGGTAGATGGATATCAATCCGAAGTAAAAGGTTATGACATCACGAATACAAAAATCAAAGACGAAACAGGTGTAGATCCAAAAGATCCAAAAGATCCAAAAGATCCAGAAGATCCAGAAGATCCAAACACAAATAACGATTCAAAAGTTCCACCTACTGAAGAAAATGATAAGCCGACATCAATGCTTCCTAATACAGGAGGAATATCAGCGGAAATGATTTCAATCGTTGCAGGTATGATATTATTCGTTTTAGGTGGAATTCTATTCACTCGACAACGAATAAAATAA
- a CDS encoding ABC transporter ATP-binding protein: MEKIIEVNGVSKTFKHKKAVNNVSFHVEKGQIVALLGPNGAGKTTTISMMLGLKDPSEGSVSIFGKSPKQRAVRNRLGAMLQEVSVIDSISVEEAIDLFRSYYTNPVAKETLLQLSNLESEKRQRCEKLSGGQKRRLNFALALAGNPDLLFLDEPTVGMDITSRKAFWETIRKLASEGKTIILTTHYLEEADALADRILLFANGEIIADGTPEEMKATISRKTISFYTKEKIPTDLLKGLPHVTAVQFHEPRVILTTDDTDATLQAIYKENLPVTDISVERGSLDEAFEQFVANQKEGIV; encoded by the coding sequence ATGGAAAAGATTATTGAAGTAAATGGTGTTTCAAAAACATTTAAACATAAAAAGGCTGTAAATAACGTTTCATTTCATGTAGAGAAGGGGCAGATTGTTGCACTTCTTGGGCCAAACGGTGCAGGGAAAACAACAACAATCTCAATGATGCTTGGATTAAAGGATCCATCAGAAGGAAGTGTTTCTATATTTGGAAAGAGTCCCAAGCAGCGAGCAGTTCGTAATCGCCTCGGTGCAATGCTACAAGAGGTGAGTGTTATCGATAGTATATCAGTGGAGGAAGCAATTGATCTATTTCGCAGCTATTATACGAATCCAGTTGCAAAAGAAACATTACTTCAGTTATCAAATTTAGAATCGGAAAAAAGGCAGCGTTGTGAAAAATTATCAGGTGGTCAAAAAAGAAGATTAAACTTTGCACTCGCACTTGCTGGAAACCCAGATTTATTATTTTTAGATGAACCGACTGTAGGAATGGACATTACATCTAGAAAGGCTTTCTGGGAAACGATTCGAAAGCTAGCGAGTGAAGGGAAAACGATTATTTTGACAACGCATTATTTAGAAGAAGCAGATGCGTTAGCAGATCGAATTTTACTATTTGCAAACGGAGAAATCATTGCTGATGGAACTCCAGAGGAAATGAAAGCAACGATTTCTCGAAAAACCATTTCATTTTACACAAAAGAAAAAATTCCAACAGACTTGCTGAAGGGGTTACCGCATGTTACAGCAGTACAGTTTCATGAACCGCGTGTTATTCTCACAACAGATGATACGGATGCTACGTTGCAAGCAATTTATAAAGAGAATTTACCTGTTACAGATATCTCAGTTGAACGAGGAAGTCTTGATGAAGCGTTTGAACAGTTTGTCGCAAATCAGAAGGAGGGAATTGTATGA
- a CDS encoding YxeA family protein has translation MKLVIKVLVVFAILLGGTAYYLQSKTEGVEAFVDNFFSNKEIQDYYAVINKGEKIDDEYLYTFKGYTEDGKQQTIKKIMNRQLNSGAFIKIYAKGMQGKGWAEISKEEIPEKALKQLQKV, from the coding sequence ATGAAATTGGTAATAAAAGTGTTAGTCGTCTTTGCCATTCTTTTAGGTGGTACGGCATATTATTTACAATCAAAAACAGAAGGTGTAGAGGCTTTTGTCGATAACTTCTTTTCAAATAAAGAAATACAAGATTATTACGCAGTTATAAATAAGGGTGAGAAAATAGACGATGAATATTTGTATACATTCAAAGGGTATACAGAGGATGGAAAGCAACAAACGATTAAAAAGATCATGAATCGTCAGCTAAATTCAGGTGCTTTTATAAAAATTTATGCTAAGGGCATGCAAGGAAAAGGCTGGGCTGAAATTTCAAAAGAAGAAATTCCAGAAAAAGCCTTAAAACAATTACAGAAAGTGTAA
- a CDS encoding M28 family metallopeptidase produces the protein MKRALKQKIVSSLLAATLAVSLAPIGQAKADSPPETIKTPPITGQVNANRAIEHVRFLSETIGPRPGGTQSEKWASRYVGMKLQSMGYEVEYQPFAVPDQYVGFIDSPLSRSKNWQAGAAPNALISTEAVTAPLIFVPNGTKLEEIPNEVNGKIVLFERGATVADYNKQVENAVAKGAKGVLLYSLIGGRGNYGQTFNPRLTKKQSIPVFGLAYAQGNAFKEELAKKGSTILSLKARHESNLQSLNVIAKKKPKKSTGNEKAVIVSSHYDSVAGAPGANDNASGTGLVLELARAFQNVETDKEIQFIAFGSEEMGLLGSEHYVDNLSQKERDRILGVFNADMVATNYDKAKNLYAMTPDGSTNLVTDAALNAGKQLNNDLVLQGKFGSSDHVPFAYAGIPAALFIWMGVDSWDPLIYHIEKVYHTPQDNVLENISPERMKMALDVIGTGVYDVLQKPAVQTGQKAA, from the coding sequence ATGAAGAGAGCATTGAAACAAAAAATAGTAAGCTCTTTACTTGCTGCAACACTCGCTGTCAGCTTAGCTCCAATTGGACAAGCAAAAGCTGATTCCCCGCCAGAAACGATCAAAACTCCACCTATTACAGGGCAAGTTAATGCTAACCGTGCAATCGAACACGTCCGTTTTTTATCAGAAACAATTGGCCCGCGCCCTGGTGGAACACAATCAGAAAAATGGGCTTCTCGCTATGTTGGGATGAAATTACAGTCAATGGGATATGAAGTAGAATATCAGCCATTTGCTGTACCCGATCAATATGTAGGATTTATTGATTCTCCTTTATCACGTTCAAAAAATTGGCAAGCAGGCGCCGCCCCAAACGCTTTAATTTCTACTGAGGCTGTCACCGCTCCTCTTATTTTTGTGCCGAATGGGACAAAATTAGAGGAGATTCCAAATGAAGTAAACGGAAAAATTGTCTTATTTGAAAGAGGTGCAACAGTAGCAGACTACAACAAACAAGTAGAAAATGCCGTTGCAAAGGGTGCAAAAGGCGTTCTCTTATATAGCCTAATTGGCGGCCGCGGCAACTATGGCCAAACTTTCAATCCAAGATTAACGAAAAAACAGTCCATCCCTGTATTTGGTCTTGCTTATGCACAAGGTAATGCCTTCAAAGAAGAATTAGCAAAAAAGGGAAGTACAATCCTTTCTTTAAAAGCACGACATGAATCAAACTTACAATCTCTAAATGTTATCGCGAAAAAGAAACCGAAAAAGAGCACTGGAAATGAGAAAGCTGTTATTGTAAGTTCACATTATGACAGCGTTGCTGGGGCACCAGGAGCAAATGATAACGCTTCTGGAACAGGGTTAGTATTAGAACTAGCTCGCGCATTTCAAAATGTAGAAACTGACAAAGAAATCCAATTTATTGCTTTCGGTTCAGAGGAAATGGGGTTGCTTGGTTCAGAGCACTACGTTGACAACTTATCTCAAAAAGAACGCGATCGTATTCTAGGCGTTTTTAATGCTGATATGGTTGCTACAAACTATGATAAAGCAAAAAATTTATATGCAATGACGCCAGATGGTTCTACGAATCTTGTAACAGACGCAGCATTAAATGCTGGGAAACAATTAAATAATGATCTTGTTCTGCAAGGAAAGTTTGGTTCTAGTGACCATGTGCCATTCGCTTACGCTGGCATCCCTGCCGCTCTATTCATCTGGATGGGAGTAGATAGTTGGGATCCACTCATCTATCATATTGAAAAGGTATACCATACGCCGCAAGATAACGTTCTAGAAAACATCTCACCTGAACGTATGAAAATGGCTTTAGATGTCATTGGCACTGGTGTTTATGATGTTCTGCAAAAACCGGCGGTACAAACAGGGCAGAAAGCTGCTTAA